From a region of the Sulfuriferula plumbiphila genome:
- a CDS encoding GH36-type glycosyl hydrolase domain-containing protein yields the protein MKTSSSVLSGVLLQIKTLLGERDTPRTYPNEEPPLRSELFSADQLEQHGKNLAATHQLTSARAPNPLLTRLAANEEVLVSVSHLLTAAVAAQRRITPAGEWLLDNFYLIEEQIRTAKRHLPKGYSRELPRLVQGAATGLPRVYAIALEAIAHGDGRVDRGGFSRFVAAYQTVAPLNLGELWAIPIMLRLALIENLRRVAVRIAAGRVERNLADAWVDQMMVIAETDPKSLILLTADMARSDPPMTTPFVSEFARRLQGQGAALALPLTWIEQRLAESNLTIEQLIQSGNQQQAADQVSISNSIGSLRFLGAADWRTFVESMSVVEQTLCTDPGAAYAGMDFATRDRYRHQVEKIARRCALSEGEVAQQAIRLAAAAASKGSDDRGAHVGFYLIDQGCAELEGKIALRPSTLELLRRIGRRFPLPLYLGSIALISLLLAGGLALVAYASGMPAWLLVLVNIAALISASQMAVALVNWMATLLASPAPLPRMDFSTGIPPAFRTLVIVPTLLTSEHNIEALIEALEVRFLANRDGNLQFGLLTDFRDAQRETLPEDAPLLQRAQTRIDELNQKYGSAADESGADTFYLFHRPRRWNPQEKLWMGYERKRGKLAELNALLRGGAADCFALVVGQLAALSDVRYVITLDTDTELPRDAARQLVGAMAHPLNRPRYDERKQRVTTGYGIMQPRVSVSLPGANRSRYARLHGGEAGIDPYTRAVSDVYQDVFHEGSFIGKGIYDVDAFERSLSGRFPENRILSHDLLEGCYARSGLLSDVQLYEDYPARYSADMERRHRWIRGDWQLLEWLLPSVPGVGARRQKNPLSWLSQWKLFDNLRRSLAPAALTLLLLLGWTLVAPAWLWTVAVIGILLIPSLSAAIVEMFRKPADVLLGQHLRAASRSMSGHLVQALFTLAWLPYEAFISLDAIIRTLWRMLVTQRRRLEWTPSGDPACAGRTDLATQYRAMWVAPLLAAAGATWLALVSPDVLVVAGPILLLWFASPAIAWWISTPLARREARLTAEQTRFLKKIARKTWAFFETFVGPEDHWLPPDNYQEYRGAAVAHRTSPTNMGLALLANLTAYDFGYLPAGMLIERTANTLRTMQGMERHRGHFYNWYDTLSLHPLHPIYISTVDSGNLAGHLMTLRPGLLALPDERIVGTRWFDGLHDTLGILVDAARGVTSAALARFQADIESACDSRPATLAAVQSRLEGLVASAESVVASSDADLSQNDGQVAAAAARWRAGTGVYIEALESSVHYPALDHASAVISETDSESDANWWACTLVRQCRAALDELTFLAPWLLQPAAPGGLSDLPGISGIPTLRELSGLKQRLQPVIEQRLSAAATAGEREWLEALRRSITQAGQRADERIAAVERLALQSGELARMEYDFLYDRPRRLLAIGYNVDELRRDTSYYDLLASEARLCNFVAIAQGQLPQESWFALGRLLTTAGGEPILLSWSGSMFEYLMPLLVMPTFDNTLIDQTYKAAVERQIDYGRQRGVPWGMSESGYNTVDVHLNYQYRVFGVPGLGLKRGLAADLVVAPYASALALMVAPEAACLNLQRLAAAGLEGKFGFYEAIDYTASRQRRGESSALVRSFMAHHQGMSFLSLAYLLLNRPMQRRFESDPLFQATMLLLQERIPKETALFSHAGLLSDVPTAVKELEMPMRVLGTPDTPIPEVQLLSNGRYHVMVTNAGAGSSRWKDLAVTRWREDSTRDNWGSFCYIRDVESGDLWSAAHQPTLKPAQKYEAIFSEGRAEFRRRDQGIDTHTEIAVSPEDDIELRRVSITNRSRIRRTIEVTSYAEVVLAAPAADATHPAFSNLFVQTEILAERRAILCTRRARSRDEQVPWMLHLMKVHGAVSGAVSYETDRMRFIGRGNTVVNPQSLGGPDATNGQVADLSGSCGSVLDPIVAIRCRITLDPDQTAAIDIVSGVGESHATAVGLIEKYQDRRLADRAFDLAWTHSQVVLRQINASEADAQLYGRLASSVIYANAALRADANVLLRNHRGQSGLWGYAISGDFPIVLLQIADAANIDLVRQLVQAHAYWRLKGLVVDLVIWNEDRAGYRQLLQDQIMGLVAAGIEAHVMDRPGGIFVRSADQISDEDRILFQSVARAIISDGRGTLENQLNRLAVKETYVPRLVPSKTHRPAVSMADLPQRDLILFNGLGGFTPDGREYVITTTRERVTPAPWVNVLANPGFGTVISENGMAYTWGENAHEFRLTPWQNDPVSDASGEAFYLRDEESGHFWSPTPLPARGTGSYVSRHGFGYSVFEYVEDGIYSELTVYVALDASVKFSVLKLHNQSGRSRRLSATGYAEWVLGDLRAKSVMHVTTEIARNNGALYARNPYNTEFPDRVAFFDVDADGASLTLSGDRAEFLGRNGTLASPAAMERARLSGKVGAGLDPCAAIQVQFELGDGQTREMVFRLGVAPNTDDAHALVSRFRGASAVRAAREAMQQHWQHTLGAVQIETPDQSLDVLTNGWLLYQTIACRLWARTGYYQSGGAFGFRDQLQDVMALIHTRPQLVREQLLLCGSRQFPEGDVQHWWHPPVGRGVRTHCSDDYLWLPLVTCRYVLGTGDAAVLDESLHFLEGRPVNPGDDSYYDLPGQSADAASLYQHCVRAIRHGLRFGDRGLPLMGSGDWNDGMNLVGLQGKGQSVWLGFFLCDVLKQFARVARLYGDPDFAALCDAEGSKLSQNIEENAWDGEWYRRAYFDDGTPLGSASNAECQIDSISQSWAVLSGAGDARRSRTAMDAVFERLVRRDHGLIQLLDPPFDNSELDPGYIRGYVPGVRENGGQYTHGAIWTAMAFAALGDSSRAWALATMINPLNHARDAAGVATYKVEPYVIAADVYSVSPHVGRGGWSWYTGSAGWMYRLIVESLLGLRLAVDKLYFAPCLPAAWQTFKMHYRYRETVYHIEVLQTRDGMGAMSVTVDGVMQHDSAVPLIDDHQEHRVEVKVYAVPDQANALY from the coding sequence TTGAAGACAAGTAGCAGTGTTCTCTCCGGTGTCCTGCTTCAAATAAAGACGCTTCTGGGCGAACGTGACACGCCACGAACCTATCCCAACGAGGAACCCCCGCTGCGCTCGGAATTGTTCAGCGCCGATCAGCTGGAGCAGCATGGCAAAAATCTTGCAGCTACGCACCAGCTGACGTCGGCACGTGCCCCGAACCCATTGCTGACACGACTCGCAGCGAACGAAGAGGTGCTGGTCAGCGTGAGCCATCTGCTGACAGCGGCGGTCGCGGCGCAGCGCCGCATTACGCCCGCCGGGGAATGGCTGCTGGATAACTTTTATTTGATCGAAGAACAGATCCGCACGGCCAAGCGACATTTGCCAAAGGGCTACAGCCGGGAACTGCCGCGTCTGGTCCAAGGCGCGGCAACCGGGCTGCCGCGCGTATATGCCATCGCGCTGGAGGCGATTGCGCACGGCGATGGCCGGGTAGACAGGGGAGGCTTCAGCCGTTTTGTAGCCGCTTACCAGACGGTCGCGCCACTTAACCTGGGTGAGTTGTGGGCAATTCCGATCATGCTGAGGCTGGCGTTGATCGAGAATTTGCGGCGCGTCGCCGTGCGCATCGCCGCCGGCAGGGTCGAGCGCAATCTGGCCGACGCCTGGGTAGACCAGATGATGGTGATTGCGGAGACGGATCCCAAAAGCCTCATTCTGCTGACTGCCGACATGGCGCGATCCGATCCGCCCATGACCACGCCGTTCGTTTCGGAATTTGCACGCCGCCTGCAGGGTCAGGGTGCCGCGCTGGCGTTGCCGCTGACCTGGATTGAGCAGCGACTGGCTGAATCGAATCTGACCATAGAACAGCTCATCCAGTCGGGGAACCAGCAACAGGCCGCTGACCAGGTGTCGATCAGTAACAGCATCGGCAGCCTGCGCTTCCTCGGCGCAGCGGACTGGCGCACGTTTGTCGAATCGATGAGCGTGGTTGAGCAGACACTGTGCACCGATCCGGGCGCGGCGTACGCCGGGATGGATTTCGCGACCCGCGACCGCTATCGCCATCAGGTCGAGAAAATCGCCAGGCGCTGCGCCCTGTCCGAGGGCGAGGTGGCACAGCAGGCGATCCGGTTGGCAGCAGCAGCGGCAAGCAAAGGCAGCGATGATCGTGGCGCGCATGTGGGGTTTTACCTGATCGACCAGGGCTGTGCAGAACTCGAGGGGAAGATAGCGCTGCGCCCTTCCACATTGGAGCTGCTGCGCAGAATTGGACGACGTTTCCCGTTGCCCCTGTATCTCGGGTCAATCGCACTGATCTCGCTGCTGCTCGCCGGGGGGCTGGCGCTGGTAGCCTACGCCAGCGGCATGCCCGCATGGCTGCTGGTGCTGGTTAATATCGCGGCGCTGATATCCGCCAGCCAGATGGCGGTGGCGCTGGTGAACTGGATGGCGACCTTGCTGGCGTCGCCCGCGCCATTGCCCAGAATGGATTTTTCCACGGGTATCCCCCCTGCATTCCGCACCCTGGTCATCGTTCCCACGCTGCTTACCAGCGAGCATAACATCGAGGCTTTAATCGAAGCGCTGGAAGTCCGCTTCCTGGCCAATCGGGACGGTAACCTGCAGTTTGGTCTGCTGACCGATTTTCGCGATGCGCAGCGGGAAACCTTGCCGGAAGATGCGCCGCTGCTGCAGCGGGCGCAGACAAGAATTGACGAACTGAATCAAAAATACGGCAGCGCAGCGGATGAATCGGGCGCTGACACGTTCTACCTGTTCCACCGTCCGCGCCGCTGGAATCCCCAGGAGAAGCTGTGGATGGGCTATGAGCGCAAGCGCGGCAAACTGGCGGAACTGAATGCGCTGCTGCGCGGGGGGGCTGCGGATTGCTTTGCGCTTGTCGTCGGTCAGCTAGCAGCCCTGTCTGATGTGCGTTATGTCATCACCCTGGACACGGATACGGAACTCCCGCGCGATGCCGCCCGCCAGTTGGTGGGCGCCATGGCGCACCCGCTGAATCGCCCGCGTTACGATGAACGCAAACAGCGCGTCACAACGGGATACGGCATTATGCAGCCGCGTGTGAGCGTGAGCCTGCCGGGTGCGAACCGCTCGCGCTATGCCCGCTTGCATGGTGGTGAAGCAGGCATCGACCCTTATACGCGCGCGGTTTCCGACGTTTACCAGGATGTGTTCCACGAGGGGTCTTTCATCGGCAAGGGAATTTACGATGTGGATGCCTTCGAGCGCTCACTGAGTGGCCGCTTCCCGGAAAACAGGATACTCAGCCACGACCTGCTGGAAGGATGCTACGCGCGCTCCGGGCTGTTGAGCGATGTGCAGTTGTACGAGGACTACCCGGCGCGCTACAGCGCGGATATGGAGCGCCGTCATCGCTGGATTCGCGGCGACTGGCAGCTGCTTGAGTGGCTGTTGCCGAGCGTGCCGGGAGTTGGCGCACGTCGCCAGAAAAATCCGCTGTCCTGGCTGTCGCAGTGGAAGCTGTTCGACAACCTGCGGCGCAGTCTCGCGCCTGCCGCATTGACCCTGTTGCTGCTGCTCGGCTGGACGCTTGTTGCACCGGCCTGGTTATGGACCGTGGCGGTGATCGGCATCCTCCTCATTCCGTCCCTGAGCGCTGCCATTGTGGAGATGTTTCGCAAGCCGGCGGACGTGTTGCTGGGGCAACATCTCAGGGCCGCAAGTCGTTCCATGAGTGGACATCTGGTTCAGGCGCTGTTTACCCTCGCCTGGCTGCCGTATGAGGCGTTTATAAGTCTTGATGCGATCATACGCACGCTCTGGCGCATGCTGGTGACGCAGCGGCGGCGTCTCGAATGGACGCCGTCTGGCGATCCGGCGTGCGCTGGTCGCACGGACTTGGCTACCCAATACCGTGCGATGTGGGTTGCTCCGCTGCTTGCCGCTGCTGGCGCGACCTGGCTGGCGCTGGTGTCACCGGACGTGCTGGTTGTTGCGGGACCGATCCTGTTGCTGTGGTTTGCTTCGCCAGCGATCGCCTGGTGGATCAGCACGCCACTTGCGCGTCGCGAAGCGAGACTGACGGCCGAGCAGACGCGCTTTCTCAAGAAAATAGCGCGCAAGACCTGGGCGTTCTTCGAGACCTTTGTCGGGCCGGAAGACCATTGGCTGCCGCCGGATAACTATCAGGAGTATCGCGGTGCCGCGGTGGCGCATCGCACCTCGCCGACCAACATGGGGCTGGCACTGCTGGCGAATCTGACGGCGTACGACTTCGGCTACCTCCCGGCCGGAATGCTCATCGAGCGCACGGCGAACACGCTGCGCACCATGCAGGGCATGGAACGGCACCGCGGGCATTTCTATAACTGGTACGACACGCTGTCGCTGCACCCGCTGCACCCCATCTACATTTCGACGGTGGACAGCGGCAATCTTGCCGGTCATCTAATGACCTTGCGACCGGGTCTGCTCGCGCTCCCTGACGAAAGGATAGTGGGAACGCGCTGGTTTGACGGGCTCCACGACACGCTGGGGATTCTGGTGGATGCTGCGCGCGGCGTTACTTCGGCCGCGCTCGCCCGGTTTCAGGCCGATATCGAGTCTGCATGCGATTCCCGGCCAGCCACGCTGGCAGCAGTGCAGTCGCGCCTTGAGGGGCTGGTGGCAAGTGCCGAGTCGGTTGTCGCCAGCTCCGATGCCGACTTGTCTCAAAATGATGGCCAGGTGGCAGCAGCCGCGGCACGGTGGCGCGCAGGAACGGGCGTGTACATAGAAGCACTGGAGAGTTCCGTGCACTACCCCGCCCTGGATCACGCCAGCGCAGTCATTTCCGAGACGGATTCAGAAAGCGATGCGAATTGGTGGGCATGCACGCTGGTCCGGCAATGCCGCGCCGCCCTCGATGAATTGACGTTTCTTGCCCCCTGGTTATTACAGCCTGCTGCGCCGGGTGGGCTCAGCGACTTGCCCGGTATCAGCGGGATACCCACGCTGCGAGAGCTGTCAGGACTCAAGCAGCGCTTGCAGCCGGTCATTGAGCAACGGCTCAGTGCCGCTGCCACGGCCGGGGAACGCGAGTGGTTGGAAGCGCTGCGCCGCAGTATTACACAAGCCGGTCAGCGCGCCGATGAGCGGATTGCGGCCGTCGAGCGCCTGGCACTGCAATCCGGTGAACTCGCGCGCATGGAGTATGACTTCCTGTATGACAGGCCGCGCCGTTTGCTGGCCATCGGCTACAACGTGGATGAATTGCGGCGCGACACGAGTTACTACGATCTGCTGGCATCGGAAGCGCGCTTGTGTAATTTCGTCGCGATTGCGCAGGGACAACTGCCGCAGGAAAGCTGGTTTGCGCTGGGGCGCCTGCTCACCACCGCCGGTGGCGAACCGATTCTGCTGTCGTGGAGCGGCTCGATGTTCGAGTATCTGATGCCGCTGCTGGTGATGCCCACCTTTGATAACACGCTGATCGATCAGACCTATAAGGCCGCAGTGGAGAGACAGATCGATTACGGGAGGCAGCGCGGGGTGCCGTGGGGTATGTCGGAGTCCGGCTACAACACGGTCGACGTTCATCTCAATTACCAGTACCGCGTATTTGGTGTGCCCGGTCTGGGGCTCAAACGCGGACTCGCCGCGGATCTGGTGGTGGCGCCGTATGCCTCGGCACTCGCGTTGATGGTGGCGCCGGAAGCGGCGTGCCTGAATCTGCAGCGGCTCGCAGCAGCCGGGCTGGAAGGAAAATTCGGCTTTTATGAAGCCATCGACTACACCGCATCCCGTCAGCGGCGCGGAGAATCAAGCGCGCTGGTGCGGTCGTTCATGGCGCATCACCAGGGAATGAGCTTTTTGTCTCTGGCCTATCTGCTGCTGAACCGTCCGATGCAGCGCCGATTCGAATCTGATCCGCTGTTCCAGGCGACCATGCTGTTGCTGCAGGAGCGTATTCCAAAGGAAACGGCCCTCTTTTCCCACGCCGGGCTGCTCTCCGACGTCCCCACGGCTGTCAAGGAACTGGAGATGCCGATGCGTGTTCTCGGCACCCCGGATACGCCGATACCGGAAGTACAGCTGTTGTCCAATGGCCGCTACCACGTCATGGTCACCAATGCCGGTGCGGGCTCCAGCCGCTGGAAGGATCTCGCGGTCACGCGCTGGCGCGAGGACAGCACGCGCGATAACTGGGGTAGCTTCTGCTACATCCGCGATGTGGAAAGCGGTGATTTATGGTCAGCAGCCCATCAGCCGACACTCAAGCCTGCGCAAAAATATGAAGCGATCTTCTCCGAAGGTCGCGCCGAATTTCGCCGCCGCGACCAGGGGATCGATACGCATACGGAAATCGCGGTTTCGCCGGAAGACGATATCGAACTGCGCCGCGTCAGCATTACCAACCGCTCGCGCATCCGCAGAACGATCGAGGTGACCAGCTATGCGGAAGTGGTGCTGGCCGCGCCCGCTGCGGATGCGACGCATCCGGCGTTCAGCAATCTGTTTGTGCAGACCGAAATACTCGCCGAGCGCAGGGCAATCCTGTGCACGCGCCGTGCGCGTTCCCGCGATGAGCAAGTGCCCTGGATGTTGCACTTGATGAAAGTGCACGGCGCCGTCAGCGGAGCCGTTTCTTATGAAACGGATCGCATGCGCTTCATCGGCCGCGGCAATACGGTGGTCAATCCTCAATCCCTGGGCGGCCCGGATGCAACAAATGGGCAGGTGGCGGATCTGTCGGGCAGTTGCGGCTCCGTGCTGGATCCGATTGTCGCCATCCGCTGTCGTATCACGCTTGATCCGGATCAGACGGCGGCCATCGATATCGTGTCCGGTGTCGGTGAAAGCCATGCAACGGCAGTCGGCCTGATCGAGAAATACCAGGACCGGCGGCTCGCCGATCGTGCTTTCGATCTGGCCTGGACCCATAGCCAGGTCGTGCTGCGCCAGATCAATGCCAGCGAGGCAGACGCGCAACTGTATGGCCGTCTTGCCAGTTCGGTGATTTATGCCAATGCCGCGTTGCGCGCCGACGCGAATGTGTTGCTGAGGAACCACCGCGGCCAATCCGGCCTGTGGGGTTATGCCATTTCCGGTGATTTCCCCATCGTCCTGCTGCAGATCGCTGATGCGGCCAATATCGATCTGGTTCGACAACTGGTTCAGGCGCATGCGTACTGGCGCCTGAAGGGACTGGTGGTGGATCTGGTGATCTGGAACGAAGATCGCGCCGGTTACCGGCAATTGCTGCAGGACCAAATCATGGGGCTGGTGGCCGCGGGCATCGAAGCCCACGTCATGGATCGGCCGGGCGGCATCTTTGTGCGTTCCGCAGACCAGATATCGGACGAGGATCGCATCCTGTTCCAGTCGGTTGCGCGTGCCATTATCAGTGATGGCCGGGGAACGCTCGAGAATCAGCTCAATCGTCTTGCGGTCAAGGAAACCTATGTTCCACGCCTTGTTCCCAGCAAAACTCATCGACCGGCGGTATCCATGGCGGACTTGCCGCAACGCGATTTGATCCTGTTCAACGGACTGGGCGGGTTCACCCCCGATGGCAGGGAATATGTCATCACCACCACGCGCGAGCGCGTGACGCCGGCGCCATGGGTAAACGTGCTGGCGAATCCCGGTTTCGGCACGGTCATTTCTGAAAACGGCATGGCCTACACCTGGGGCGAGAATGCCCACGAGTTTCGTCTCACACCCTGGCAAAATGATCCGGTGAGCGATGCCAGCGGCGAAGCCTTCTATCTGCGTGACGAGGAAAGCGGCCACTTCTGGTCGCCAACACCGCTGCCCGCCCGCGGCACGGGTTCCTACGTCAGCCGTCACGGATTCGGTTACAGCGTGTTCGAGTATGTCGAGGATGGTATTTATTCAGAGCTCACGGTCTATGTGGCGCTGGATGCGTCGGTCAAGTTCTCCGTGCTGAAACTGCACAACCAGTCGGGGCGGTCACGCCGGCTGTCGGCGACGGGTTATGCGGAGTGGGTGCTGGGCGACCTGCGGGCGAAGTCGGTGATGCACGTAACCACTGAAATTGCCCGCAATAACGGTGCGCTATACGCCAGAAACCCGTACAACACGGAGTTCCCCGACCGGGTCGCGTTTTTCGATGTGGATGCGGACGGCGCGAGCCTGACGCTCAGCGGCGACCGTGCCGAGTTCCTCGGGCGCAATGGCACGCTGGCAAGTCCGGCTGCGATGGAGCGCGCGCGCCTGTCCGGCAAGGTCGGCGCTGGCCTCGATCCGTGCGCAGCCATTCAGGTTCAATTCGAGCTGGGTGACGGGCAAACGCGCGAGATGGTGTTCAGGCTGGGGGTTGCGCCCAATACCGATGATGCCCATGCGCTGGTGTCCCGCTTCCGTGGTGCCAGCGCGGTGCGGGCAGCGCGTGAAGCCATGCAGCAGCACTGGCAGCACACCCTCGGCGCGGTGCAGATCGAGACGCCGGATCAATCTCTCGACGTGCTCACCAACGGCTGGCTTTTGTATCAGACCATCGCCTGTCGCCTGTGGGCGCGTACCGGCTACTACCAGTCCGGCGGCGCCTTTGGTTTCCGCGACCAGTTGCAGGATGTCATGGCGTTGATCCACACCCGGCCGCAACTGGTGCGCGAGCAGCTGCTGTTATGTGGATCACGCCAGTTCCCGGAAGGCGATGTGCAGCATTGGTGGCATCCGCCCGTGGGCCGGGGCGTGCGCACGCATTGTTCGGATGATTACCTGTGGTTGCCCCTGGTCACGTGTCGTTACGTTCTGGGTACCGGCGATGCTGCAGTGCTGGATGAGTCGCTGCATTTCCTCGAAGGCCGGCCGGTGAACCCCGGCGACGACTCCTACTACGATCTGCCCGGCCAATCCGCAGACGCCGCCAGTCTGTACCAGCATTGCGTGCGTGCCATTCGGCACGGGCTCAGATTCGGCGATCGCGGCCTGCCGCTGATGGGCTCCGGTGACTGGAACGACGGCATGAACCTGGTCGGGCTGCAAGGCAAGGGCCAAAGCGTCTGGCTGGGATTTTTCCTGTGCGATGTACTGAAACAGTTTGCCAGGGTCGCGCGCCTGTACGGCGACCCCGACTTCGCCGCGCTGTGCGACGCAGAGGGCAGCAAGCTCAGCCAGAACATCGAGGAAAATGCCTGGGATGGCGAGTGGTATCGCCGCGCCTACTTCGACGATGGCACGCCGCTGGGTTCGGCCAGCAATGCCGAGTGCCAGATTGATTCCATCTCGCAAAGCTGGGCCGTGCTGTCCGGTGCAGGCGATGCCAGGCGCTCGCGCACCGCCATGGATGCGGTGTTCGAGCGCCTGGTGCGGCGCGACCATGGCTTGATCCAGTTGCTGGATCCGCCCTTCGATAATTCCGAACTGGACCCCGGCTATATCAGAGGCTACGTGCCGGGCGTGCGCGAAAACGGCGGCCAGTATACCCATGGCGCGATCTGGACTGCAATGGCGTTTGCTGCGCTGGGCGACAGCAGCCGGGCATGGGCGCTGGCCACCATGATCAACCCCCTGAACCACGCCCGGGATGCGGCTGGGGTGGCGACCTACAAGGTTGAACCCTATGTGATCGCAGCCGACGTTTACTCGGTGTCGCCCCATGTCGGCCGCGGTGGATGGAGCTGGTACACGGGATCGGCGGGATGGATGTACCGGCTGATCGTGGAATCGCTGCTGGGCCTGAGGCTGGCCGTGGACAAGCTGTATTTCGCCCCGTGCCTGCCTGCGGCGTGGCAGACGTTCAAGATGCACTACCGCTATCGTGAAACGGTCTACCACATCGAAGTCTTGCAAACGCGCGACGGGATGGGCGCAATGAGCGTGACGGTGGATGGCGTCATGCAACACGACAGTGCCGTCCCGCTGATCGACGATCACCAGGAACACAGGGTCGAAGTGAAAGTATATGCCGTGCCTGATCAGGCGAATGCCCTATACTGA
- a CDS encoding Crp/Fnr family transcriptional regulator, with protein sequence MPSTQPITSENHLLARLPRKDLEHFLARCESVHLTVADELGAPGMPIEHVYFPTDSFISLVMVIDDHSRLEVGLIGCEGMLGTPLMFGIKVASFYAVVQGAGSALRIATAAFSRELEHSAALHKRLQGYTYVLKNQFARMAACTRFHVVEQRLARLLLMIQDRARANHFHLTHEAMAHMLGVRRVGVTKAATALHRQNLISYSRGDITILDRNGLEAASCECYAAERSMYERVLG encoded by the coding sequence ATGCCATCCACGCAACCCATCACTTCAGAAAATCACCTGCTCGCCAGGCTGCCGCGCAAGGATCTCGAACATTTTCTGGCGCGCTGCGAATCCGTGCACCTGACCGTTGCGGATGAGCTGGGCGCGCCGGGGATGCCTATCGAGCATGTTTATTTCCCCACCGACAGTTTCATTTCCCTGGTGATGGTGATCGATGACCACTCGCGCCTGGAGGTTGGATTAATCGGCTGCGAGGGCATGTTGGGAACACCCCTCATGTTTGGCATCAAGGTTGCGTCGTTTTACGCAGTAGTGCAAGGCGCAGGGTCCGCGCTGCGCATAGCTACTGCGGCCTTCTCCCGCGAACTCGAACATAGCGCTGCGTTGCATAAACGGCTGCAGGGCTATACCTATGTGTTGAAGAACCAGTTCGCGCGCATGGCCGCCTGCACCCGCTTCCATGTGGTGGAACAGCGACTTGCCCGGTTGCTGTTGATGATCCAGGATCGCGCACGCGCCAATCATTTCCATCTGACCCATGAAGCCATGGCACACATGCTGGGCGTGCGCCGTGTGGGCGTTACCAAGGCAGCAACTGCGCTGCACAGGCAAAATCTGATCAGCTACAGCCGGGGCGACATTACGATTCTTGACCGTAACGGTCTGGAGGCGGCTTCATGCGAATGCTACGCGGCAGAACGATCCATGTACGAGCGTGTTCTGGGCTAA
- a CDS encoding YihY/virulence factor BrkB family protein: MKRILLESLKAWIDHRAASKGAALAFYTLFSMTPILMLAIAVAGYFFGVQAAQGEIIGQIQGLVGPNGAQAIQALLAAARNPVSGLMATISAIVLLLVGATSVFAELKDSLDEMWGVARPRHSAFLILLRTRFLSFSLVLVLAFLLLISLVISAALAVLEHYAGNIWSSSLVVLSSVSSIISFGVIACLFAVIYKMLPDAPLSWRDVWIGAVFTAILFSLGKYVIGLYLGNSGVASSFGAAGSMIALLLWVYYSAQIFFLGAEFTRQYALWYGSLQYQRERLLGQAE; the protein is encoded by the coding sequence ATGAAGAGAATACTGCTCGAATCACTGAAGGCCTGGATTGATCACCGCGCCGCCAGCAAAGGTGCGGCGCTTGCATTTTACACGTTGTTTTCCATGACCCCCATCCTGATGCTGGCCATCGCGGTCGCTGGTTATTTCTTTGGTGTGCAAGCGGCACAGGGCGAGATTATTGGCCAGATCCAGGGCCTGGTTGGGCCGAATGGTGCACAGGCGATTCAGGCATTGCTGGCCGCCGCGCGCAATCCCGTCTCCGGGCTGATGGCAACTATCAGCGCCATTGTCCTGCTGCTGGTTGGTGCGACCAGCGTATTTGCCGAGTTAAAAGATAGCCTGGATGAAATGTGGGGCGTAGCGCGGCCCCGGCATTCCGCTTTTCTTATCCTGCTTAGAACCCGGTTCCTGTCTTTCAGCCTGGTACTGGTTCTTGCATTCCTGCTACTCATTTCCCTGGTCATTAGTGCTGCGCTTGCCGTGCTGGAACATTATGCAGGCAATATATGGAGCAGCTCGCTGGTGGTTCTCTCCAGTGTTTCCTCAATCATTTCGTTCGGCGTCATCGCCTGTCTGTTCGCGGTAATCTACAAGATGCTGCCAGATGCGCCATTGTCATGGCGCGATGTCTGGATCGGTGCCGTGTTCACGGCAATATTATTCAGCCTGGGAAAATATGTGATCGGCCTGTATCTGGGTAACAGCGGTGTGGCGTCCAGCTTTGGTGCCGCCGGGTCGATGATTGCATTGCTGCTCTGGGTTTATTACTCGGCGCAGATTTTCTTTCTCGGAGCCGAGTTCACCCGCCAGTACGCACTGTGGTACGGCAGCCTTCAGTACCAGAGGGAACGCCTGCTGGGGCAGGCGGAATAA
- a CDS encoding collagen-like protein, translating into MKYSLLSAALVAAFALSACEKQPVVVNPPPAQTPGPTVVVPGPAGPQGATGSSGAAGTQGATGDPGAAGSQGAAGYDGAKGATGDTGAAGGYTTVIVPPPAPAGTN; encoded by the coding sequence ATGAAATATTCATTGCTATCTGCCGCACTCGTCGCAGCCTTTGCACTGAGCGCTTGCGAAAAACAGCCCGTAGTCGTTAACCCTCCGCCCGCTCAAACCCCCGGACCGACCGTTGTCGTTCCGGGTCCTGCCGGTCCTCAGGGCGCCACTGGCAGTTCGGGGGCTGCCGGCACACAAGGGGCCACCGGCGATCCAGGTGCTGCCGGCTCGCAAGGCGCTGCGGGCTATGACGGTGCCAAGGGCGCGACCGGTGACACAGGCGCGGCTGGCGGCTACACCACGGTGATTGTTCCGCCTCCTGCCCCAGCCGGGACGAATTAG